The nucleotide window TCACACAGCGATTGACCTCATCCGGCAACTATGACTAAATGTTGCCATCGCCCGCCCGGGCATTAACAGGAACCCACCCGCGTGAACAGCGCTATACCCGCACGAAGACGTCCCAAAACCGGCACCATGACCCGCATTGTGTTGCTGATCAGTTTCTTTATTCTGGCCGGCCGTCTGCTTTTTATCATTCCCGGTGCCATTGAGCATCACCAGCAAAAGAAAGCGGTGACTCCGCCCGCCACCCTGAGTACCAGCGATACGCGCCAGCCCTGACCCTTGCAGCAAAGCTTATGCCTTTGTCAGATAAAGACAATGCGGCGGCTTACGCCCGATTTACCCGTAACGCGCTACACTTGAGCCTGACTTTACAGACACAAAGGACGCGTTATGTCTGCTTCGCACGCACAACTCTTATCTGAAACCCGCCAGCGCATTCTCCATCTCCTGCTTAATCAACACGATTTAGTGGATGTTCTGCTCGATAAATCGGTCGATCTGAGCGCCGCCGAGCTGCGGGAAGTCACGCTCTGGCGGCAGCAGCTGGAAACCGGATTGCACCAGCTGCACGCAGCGGACCTGGCCGATATTCTTGAAGCCCTGCCGGAAGAGGAGCGTCAGGCGCTGTGGCGTCTGGTGCCCGGTGAACAGCGCGGCCGGGTGCTGGTTGAGGCCTCAGAAACGGTGTGGGCCAGCCTGACAGAAGGGATGACCGATCGCGAGATTCTGCGCGCCATTGAGCCGCTCGACATTGACGATCAGGTCTATCTGGCCCGCTATCTGCCGCGCGATCTCACCGGACGGCTGCTGACCACGCTGGAGCCCGGCCTGCGGGCGCGCCTGCTGGATGTTATTGAGCTGGACCGCGATCGCGTGGGCCGCATTATGGATTTCAATATCCTGACGGTCCGCGCCGACGTGACGCTGGCCACGGTGCAGCGCTATTTACGCAAACGCAAAAGCATGCCGGACGGCACCGATAAGATCTTTATCACCGATGAGCAGAATCAGCTGCTGGGTGAGCTGGCGCTCACCGCTATCCTGCTGAATAAACCCAAAACGCTGGTGACAGACGTGATGAACCCCCGCCCTGTCACCTTCCAGCTGAATGATAAAGCGGAAGATGCCGCCAGCGCGTTCGAACGTTATAACCTGATTTCCGCGGCGGTGACTGACGCCCGTGGCAAGCTGATTGGCCGGATCACGGTGGAAGATGTGATCGACCTGGTGAATCAGGAGAACGAAAGCAATATCCGTAAAATGGGCGGTATCAGCCAGGGCGAGGATGTGTTCGCGCCGGTGCGTAAAGCCGTGAGCAAACGCTGGACCTGGCTGGCTATCAACCTGTGTACGGCATTTATCGCCTCACGCGTTATCGGCCTGTTTGAAGACACCATTTCGCAGCTGGTCGCGCTGGCCACGCTGATGCCGATTGTCGCCGGCATCGGCGGCAATACCGGCAACCAGACCATCACCATGATTGTGCGGGCGCTGGCGCTGCATCAGGTTGAGCCCGGCAACTTCTCGTTTCTGATTGCGCGCGAGCTTGGCGTTGCGCTGCTGAATGGCCTGTTCTGGGGCGGCATCATGGGCGGTGTCACCTGGCTGATGTATGACAATCTGCAGCTTGGCGGCGTTATGATGCTGGCCATGGTGCTGAACCTGCTGCTGGCGGCGCTGATGGGCGTCCTGATCCCGCTGATCATGACGAAGCTGAAGCGCGACCCGGCGGTGGGCTCCAGCGTGCTGATTACGGCTATCACCGATACCGGCGGCTTCTTTATTTTCCTCGGTCTGGCCACGATCTTTTTGCTGCCGCATTAACGGCAGCGGCACACGCCTGGCGACCGGAGAGCTCTCTTCACACGCACAGTGGCGTAAGCGCAGCTACACTCAGGCTCTGACACCAACAATCAGGAGAGACGCAATGTTTAACGTGGATGACTTTGTGCAGTCAAAAACCGGCGGGCCGAAAATGCAGGTTTTGCGCGTGGAAGGCGATACGCTGTGGTGCGCGCGCGTGGATGACCCGGTAAAGCATGAAATTGAGGTCAGCGCCGACAGCGTGAACCTGTATCACGAAGAGGGCGATTTTGGCGTGTGCTGATTAACCGCTGCGCCCTGCCGTCTGCGGCAGCGGCGCAGCGCCTGCTTTCAGGGCCGATCGTCCTGCAGGTTATCCTGCCCGAGCCCTCCGATAAAAGGTAAACGCAGCCGCAGCGGCGTAAAATCAAGCCCGAGGTTTATGCCCAGCACGTTGACCTCCAGCCCCTCTTCTGCCCCAGCCGTCACCCCCAGCACCCCCAGCAGTGAAAACTGCACACCGCGTCCGGATGGCGGTAAGCCCAGTGGATGCCACAGCGAACGGTAATCTTTGCCGATGGCATTCGCCGGTAAATCGAGTTTCAACGCCGGTACTTCACGGCCGATATGCGCCAGAAAGGTATTGCTGTTCGGCCCCGGCCAGGCGCGATAGGTGGTGGGCCACGGATATGAACGGATAGCCGCTTCAATCTGCGGAATCATTGCGGCCGCCGCCGCACCGCGATGCGTTACCAGTAGCCGCGGGCGGGCGCCGTACCAGTAACCATCCGGCAGGTTACGGTTCAGCCGAACTTTATCGCCGCTGCCCCAGCTGATGACTTCATAACGGCTATAGCGCGTTTCACCCGCCCGCTTGAAGATAATCCACGGATGCACCGCCACGACGCCTTTCCAGCCCCAGGTGGGCGCCGCGTACACCTGCACAATGGCTTCACTGGCATAGCGCTGCGGATCGGGTGCCAGTCCGGCGGAATCACGCCGCGCCGTCGCCCAGCCGCCGCGCTCGCTGCTGGCTTCAGCGCTGCGCGTGGCCTGTGCCAGGCTGGCCGCCAGCGACAGCAGCACCACCGCAAGAAACGAAAGCAAAACCATTTTAACTGACAGCATTCCGCGCTCCGGATGAATAAATCGTCGTTATCATGCGCCGAAACCGCAGCAGCTGTATTCACCAACGGTGCGCTGCCACCTGCGCAGCGGCGTGCGGCAGCGGACGCCGCCCTATTCTGCGGCGTTACGCTGCTGTAAATACCCGACAAGGTTTCTGGCAAAAAAAAGCAGCCAGCACAGCAGCAGCAGCGCACCAGCCGGGAAGGTGATCAGCATAAACCAGCCCAGCACGCCCAGTTCAGAGAGCAGCGGGCCGACGTCGCGGCCGAGGATATAGCAGGCGTGCACGCTGGCTTCATCCAGATGGCAGCCGGCCAGACCGGCGATGTAGCCCGCTCCCAGCGCGCTGATCAGCGGCAGAAAAGTTATCAGCGCGATGCCCGCCAGCAGCAGCATATGGCGAAAAAGCAGCGCCCTGAGCGTCAGCATTTGCCGCGGTGCCTTTCTGCTGCCCTGCTGTGCAACCGGCCTGAAATGAAACGGCATGGTATCTCCTGAAGCGATGCCGGTGATAAACCCGGTCTTTAACACGTTCTGTGGCGGCCCCACAGCCGGCAACAGACCGCTATAAAGGCAGGTGTCTGTATGGGCGATATCGGCTAAGTATCTCTTTTTCCTGCACCAACGGACAACGGTGCCGCCTGATGCTCCTTCCCGACTGACGCTTAACGATTTAAGTGTCATTGACCGCATCGCCCGGCAACCAGGGCACTGGCTGGTCGAGCTGTTTCATCTAGACGACATGTTATTCGGGCCGGTTAACGGTTTATTTATCCTGCTGGCAAAGGCATGGGAACACCGTCCATACAGATTGAAAAAAACGCGAGTCAATACCTGTCCACCAGGCTGAAATTCGATGATGTCCTTTTATTAACCCTGGTAAGAAATCACCGAGCAATCTTTTGATTAATATCGCCTTTTCAGGAAATGAGCCGTACTAATCCTTCCCCGAAATAAAATTCTTTGCGCGGTTCCGTCCCCCCGGTAGAATCACAAAGCGATACACAACCAGGAAGCGTAATGAATACAGACCTGCAACAAAACAGCCGTCAGAACAT belongs to Candidatus Pantoea soli and includes:
- a CDS encoding YfgG family protein translates to MNSAIPARRRPKTGTMTRIVLLISFFILAGRLLFIIPGAIEHHQQKKAVTPPATLSTSDTRQP
- a CDS encoding DUF3750 domain-containing protein; protein product: MLSVKMVLLSFLAVVLLSLAASLAQATRSAEASSERGGWATARRDSAGLAPDPQRYASEAIVQVYAAPTWGWKGVVAVHPWIIFKRAGETRYSRYEVISWGSGDKVRLNRNLPDGYWYGARPRLLVTHRGAAAAAMIPQIEAAIRSYPWPTTYRAWPGPNSNTFLAHIGREVPALKLDLPANAIGKDYRSLWHPLGLPPSGRGVQFSLLGVLGVTAGAEEGLEVNVLGINLGLDFTPLRLRLPFIGGLGQDNLQDDRP
- a CDS encoding DUF2158 domain-containing protein; the encoded protein is MFNVDDFVQSKTGGPKMQVLRVEGDTLWCARVDDPVKHEIEVSADSVNLYHEEGDFGVC
- the mgtE gene encoding magnesium transporter, which codes for MSASHAQLLSETRQRILHLLLNQHDLVDVLLDKSVDLSAAELREVTLWRQQLETGLHQLHAADLADILEALPEEERQALWRLVPGEQRGRVLVEASETVWASLTEGMTDREILRAIEPLDIDDQVYLARYLPRDLTGRLLTTLEPGLRARLLDVIELDRDRVGRIMDFNILTVRADVTLATVQRYLRKRKSMPDGTDKIFITDEQNQLLGELALTAILLNKPKTLVTDVMNPRPVTFQLNDKAEDAASAFERYNLISAAVTDARGKLIGRITVEDVIDLVNQENESNIRKMGGISQGEDVFAPVRKAVSKRWTWLAINLCTAFIASRVIGLFEDTISQLVALATLMPIVAGIGGNTGNQTITMIVRALALHQVEPGNFSFLIARELGVALLNGLFWGGIMGGVTWLMYDNLQLGGVMMLAMVLNLLLAALMGVLIPLIMTKLKRDPAVGSSVLITAITDTGGFFIFLGLATIFLLPH